From a region of the Actinopolymorpha singaporensis genome:
- a CDS encoding MBL fold metallo-hydrolase: MSTRIERVVTSGTFSLDGGTWDVDNNVWLVGDDDEVLVIDPAHDAGPIRDAVGDRRVTAIVCTHGHDDHIGAARDLAESTKAPVWLHPADRMLWDVVHPGAAPDAELADGQEFEVGDVTLTAVHTPGHSPGGVCLSAPDLGAVFSGDTLFAGGPGATGRSFSDFGTIIDSIRDRLLTLPPETVVHTGHGDTTTVGAERPHLREWIDRGH, from the coding sequence ACGTCGACAACAACGTCTGGCTGGTCGGCGACGACGACGAGGTGCTGGTGATCGACCCCGCCCACGACGCCGGTCCGATCCGGGACGCCGTGGGCGACCGGAGGGTCACCGCGATCGTGTGCACCCATGGGCACGACGACCACATCGGCGCCGCCCGCGACCTGGCCGAGTCGACGAAGGCGCCGGTCTGGCTGCACCCGGCGGACCGCATGCTGTGGGACGTCGTGCACCCAGGCGCCGCACCGGACGCCGAGCTCGCCGACGGGCAGGAGTTCGAGGTGGGCGACGTCACGTTGACCGCCGTGCACACCCCGGGCCACTCCCCCGGCGGCGTCTGTCTGTCCGCTCCCGACCTGGGCGCGGTGTTCAGCGGCGACACGTTGTTCGCCGGCGGGCCGGGCGCCACCGGGCGTTCGTTCTCCGACTTCGGCACGATCATCGACTCGATCCGGGACCGGCTGCTGACCCTGCCGCCGGAGACGGTGGTGCACACCGGGCACGGCGACACCACCACGGTCGGCGCCGAGCGGCCGCACCTGCGGGAGTGGATCGACCGCGGCCACTGA
- a CDS encoding SMP-30/gluconolactonase/LRE family protein produces the protein MAGVTERFEIIDERFSTLVKTSAQVELLYQGCRWAEGPAYFPAGRYLVWSDIPNDRMLRWDETTGTVGVFREPAGFSNGNTVDRQGRLVTCEHGNRRVTRTEHDGSLTVLTDNFGGKRYNSPNDVVVKSDGSVWFTDPAYGIDSDYEGHQADSEIGACHVYRWDATTGDVRIVADDFVRPNGLAFSPDETRLYVSDTGSTHHRGGPRHMRVFDVAPDGTLSGGSEFATCTSGLFDGFRLDTAGRIWASAADGVHCYHPDGTLLGKVLVPETVANVEFGGPRRNRLFIAATTSLYSVLLPVNGALRR, from the coding sequence ATGGCCGGGGTGACCGAGAGGTTCGAGATCATCGACGAGCGGTTCTCGACCCTCGTCAAGACCAGCGCCCAGGTGGAGTTGCTGTACCAGGGCTGCCGCTGGGCGGAGGGGCCGGCGTACTTCCCGGCGGGCCGCTACCTCGTGTGGAGCGACATCCCCAACGACCGGATGCTGCGCTGGGACGAGACCACCGGGACGGTGGGTGTGTTCCGGGAGCCGGCCGGCTTCAGCAACGGCAACACCGTCGACCGGCAGGGGCGGCTGGTCACCTGTGAACACGGCAACCGGCGGGTCACCCGGACCGAGCACGACGGCTCGCTGACGGTGCTCACCGACAACTTCGGCGGGAAGCGCTACAACAGCCCCAACGACGTGGTGGTGAAGTCCGACGGGTCGGTGTGGTTCACCGATCCGGCGTACGGCATCGACAGCGACTACGAGGGGCACCAGGCCGACAGCGAGATCGGCGCCTGCCACGTCTACCGCTGGGACGCGACGACGGGGGACGTACGCATTGTCGCCGACGACTTCGTACGCCCCAACGGCCTCGCGTTCTCACCCGACGAGACCCGGCTGTACGTCTCCGACACCGGCTCGACGCACCACCGGGGCGGGCCCCGGCACATGCGGGTCTTCGACGTCGCCCCCGACGGGACGCTGAGTGGCGGAAGCGAGTTCGCCACCTGTACGTCCGGGCTGTTCGACGGCTTCCGGCTGGACACCGCCGGCCGGATCTGGGCCAGCGCCGCCGACGGCGTGCACTGCTACCACCCCGACGGCACGCTGCTCGGGAAGGTCCTCGTGCCGGAGACGGTGGCCAACGTGGAGTTCGGGGGTCCGCGCCGAAACCGGCTGTTCATCGCCGCCACCACGTCGTTGTACAGCGTGCTGCTGCCTGTCAACGGCGCGTTGCGACGCTAG
- the panC gene encoding pantoate--beta-alanine ligase, producing MRELERNRDAPDTGASTGLRSLAVIGAGRTGGSVTSAARAAGLDVRVGTRGTAAVTAGGSGIALLCVPDESISAVCAEVAAGTDLPPYVGHVSGATGLDALESAARRGAQTFRLHPLQTIPAPGTSLTGVPAAVTGSTPAAAEVARTLARRLGMVPFDLAEEHRAAYHAGAVLASNFVLALAETAADLLTRAGVKDARAALTPLVLSTAANWAGAGPAALTGPIARGDEETVRAHQAALADLAPELSPVYTALADRTRAVAANQHPGGTPVSTPKIVRTREELRAELAPARRSGARIGLVPTMGFLHEGHASLLRAARERCDVVVMSLFVNPTQFGPNEDLAAYPRDEAADLAVAAAAGVDLVYAPAADHVYPPGFATTVEVGGDLTSVLCGDPARRGAAHFRGVTTVVAKLLNAVGPDVAFFGQKDAQQAIVVQAMVRDLELPVEIVVLPTVREPDGLAMSSRNVYLTAEERVRARALNQALTAAARTARNGSTVQDALAAAGKVLADAGIEPEYLEARDAGNLTVAERFGDRPVLIAVAARVGRARLIDNQVVEVVQGA from the coding sequence ATGCGAGAACTGGAACGGAACCGAGACGCACCGGACACCGGTGCGTCGACCGGGCTGCGCAGCCTCGCCGTGATCGGCGCCGGCCGCACCGGCGGTTCTGTCACATCCGCCGCCCGCGCCGCCGGGCTCGACGTCCGCGTCGGCACCCGGGGCACCGCCGCCGTCACCGCCGGTGGCTCCGGCATCGCCCTCCTGTGCGTCCCCGACGAGTCGATCTCCGCCGTCTGCGCCGAGGTCGCCGCCGGGACGGACCTTCCCCCCTACGTCGGCCACGTCAGCGGCGCCACCGGCCTGGACGCGCTGGAGTCCGCCGCCCGCCGGGGAGCACAGACGTTCCGGCTGCACCCGCTGCAGACCATCCCGGCGCCGGGGACCAGTCTGACCGGCGTTCCGGCGGCGGTCACCGGGTCAACCCCGGCCGCGGCCGAGGTCGCCCGCACGCTCGCCCGACGGCTCGGGATGGTGCCGTTCGACCTGGCCGAGGAGCACCGGGCGGCCTACCACGCGGGCGCCGTGCTCGCGTCCAACTTCGTCCTGGCACTGGCGGAGACGGCGGCCGACCTGCTCACCCGCGCCGGCGTGAAGGACGCCCGGGCGGCCCTCACGCCGTTGGTGCTGAGCACGGCGGCGAACTGGGCCGGCGCGGGCCCGGCCGCGCTCACCGGACCCATCGCCCGGGGAGACGAGGAGACGGTCCGCGCCCACCAGGCCGCGCTGGCCGATCTCGCCCCCGAGCTTTCGCCGGTCTACACCGCACTCGCCGACCGCACCCGGGCGGTCGCCGCGAACCAGCACCCAGGAGGTACGCCGGTGTCCACCCCGAAGATCGTCCGGACCCGGGAGGAGCTGCGGGCGGAGCTGGCACCCGCCCGCCGGTCCGGTGCCCGGATCGGCCTCGTACCCACCATGGGCTTCCTGCACGAGGGCCACGCCAGCCTGCTGCGCGCCGCCCGGGAGCGCTGCGACGTCGTGGTGATGAGCCTGTTCGTCAACCCCACACAGTTCGGCCCGAACGAGGACCTCGCGGCCTACCCGCGCGACGAGGCGGCCGACCTCGCCGTGGCCGCGGCGGCGGGCGTCGACCTGGTGTACGCACCGGCCGCGGACCACGTGTACCCGCCCGGGTTCGCTACCACCGTCGAGGTCGGCGGCGACCTCACCAGCGTGCTCTGCGGCGACCCCGCGCGCCGCGGTGCCGCCCACTTCCGCGGCGTCACCACCGTGGTGGCGAAGCTGCTCAACGCCGTCGGCCCGGACGTGGCGTTCTTCGGCCAGAAGGACGCCCAGCAGGCGATCGTCGTCCAGGCGATGGTGCGTGACCTCGAACTCCCCGTCGAGATCGTGGTCCTGCCCACGGTGCGCGAGCCGGACGGCCTGGCGATGAGCTCGCGCAACGTCTACCTGACAGCGGAGGAACGCGTCCGGGCCCGGGCCCTGAACCAGGCGCTGACCGCCGCCGCCCGCACCGCCCGCAACGGGTCCACCGTCCAGGACGCGCTGGCCGCGGCCGGGAAGGTACTCGCCGACGCCGGAATCGAACCGGAGTACCTCGAGGCCCGCGACGCCGGAAACCTCACCGTGGCGGAGCGTTTCGGCGACCGCCCCGTCCTGATCGCGGTCGCCGCCCGGGTCGGCCGCGCCCGGCTGATCGACAACCAGGTCGTCGAAGTAGTCCAAGGAGCATGA
- the panD gene encoding aspartate 1-decarboxylase, with translation MQRTMLKSKIHRATVTACDVDYVGSITIDAALMRAADLLPNEQVHVWDVDNGTRFVTYVLEGAPGSGSMQVNGAAALLVERGHKVIVASFATYDAAELATHDPAVVHVDAGNAVALVGSDAGVLMDSPLASAAGFERTGP, from the coding sequence ATGCAGCGAACCATGCTGAAGTCCAAGATCCACCGCGCCACGGTGACGGCCTGCGACGTGGACTACGTGGGCAGCATCACCATCGACGCCGCCCTCATGCGCGCCGCCGACCTGCTGCCCAACGAGCAGGTGCACGTGTGGGACGTCGACAACGGCACGCGGTTCGTCACCTACGTGCTGGAGGGCGCGCCGGGCTCGGGCTCCATGCAGGTCAACGGCGCGGCCGCGCTGCTCGTGGAGAGGGGCCACAAGGTGATCGTGGCGTCGTTCGCGACCTACGACGCCGCCGAACTCGCCACCCACGACCCCGCCGTCGTGCACGTGGACGCCGGCAACGCCGTCGCCCTGGTCGGCTCGGACGCAGGCGTGCTGATGGACTCCCCGCTCGCCTCCGCGGCCGGCTTCGAACGGACCGGGCCGTGA
- the panB gene encoding 3-methyl-2-oxobutanoate hydroxymethyltransferase encodes MSTRPASPGAGSTPGPTPGSTPGSNPGSGPDDAASTRARLTVGALAQLKATGMPITMVTAYDFPSARVAEDADVDVVLVGDSAAMTVLGHDSTLPVGMTEMLVLAAAVRRGLRTPLLVADLPFGSYERSDEHAIGNAQRFVKEAGADAVKLERGGTSADRARAIVAAGVPVMGHVGLTPQTAGQLGGFRAQGRTAAGATRIAEEALALQESGCFALVLEAIPAAVTEQLMPYLRIPVIGIGAGPATDGQVLVFHDLLGMSAGTPARFVKRYADLHEQMVRAVGTYAEEVRTGKYPGPEHTYGIAPEELTAFAEALAARAV; translated from the coding sequence GTGAGCACCCGGCCCGCTTCGCCCGGTGCCGGTTCCACGCCCGGTCCCACGCCCGGTTCCACGCCTGGTTCGAACCCGGGTTCCGGCCCCGACGACGCGGCTTCGACGCGGGCCCGGCTCACCGTCGGCGCGCTCGCCCAGCTGAAGGCGACGGGCATGCCGATCACGATGGTGACGGCCTACGACTTCCCGTCCGCCCGGGTCGCGGAGGACGCCGACGTCGACGTGGTGCTGGTCGGCGACTCCGCCGCGATGACGGTCCTGGGCCACGACTCGACGCTGCCGGTCGGGATGACCGAGATGCTGGTGCTCGCCGCCGCGGTCCGCCGGGGTCTGCGTACCCCCCTGCTGGTCGCCGACCTTCCGTTCGGGTCGTACGAGCGTTCCGACGAGCACGCGATCGGCAACGCCCAGCGGTTCGTGAAGGAGGCCGGCGCGGACGCGGTGAAGCTGGAACGCGGGGGCACCTCCGCCGACCGGGCCCGGGCGATCGTCGCCGCCGGCGTACCCGTGATGGGGCACGTCGGTCTCACCCCGCAGACGGCCGGCCAGCTCGGCGGTTTCCGCGCCCAGGGCCGCACCGCCGCGGGAGCGACGCGCATCGCCGAGGAAGCCCTCGCCCTGCAGGAATCCGGCTGCTTCGCCCTGGTCCTGGAGGCGATCCCGGCGGCGGTCACCGAGCAGTTGATGCCGTACCTCCGGATCCCGGTGATCGGCATCGGCGCCGGCCCGGCCACCGACGGGCAGGTGCTGGTGTTCCACGACCTGCTGGGGATGTCGGCCGGCACTCCCGCGAGGTTCGTGAAGCGGTACGCCGACCTGCACGAGCAGATGGTGCGCGCGGTCGGCACGTACGCCGAGGAGGTGCGGACGGGGAAGTACCCCGGACCCGAGCACACCTACGGCATCGCCCCCGAGGAGCTGACGGCGTTCGCGGAAGCCCTTGCCGCACGGGCGGTCTGA
- a CDS encoding OsmC family protein, with product MSRHEPAPVEVRPLEGDAYVVEVRGHQLHVDQPREEGGTDTAPTPVELLVGALAACVAFHAGRFLARHGVGAEGLAVRAMFTMAAEGSTRVDAVHVRVVVPPDLPPERVPALRAVLGACTVKNTLTHAVELDLEIDGFPSLAPG from the coding sequence GTGAGCCGGCACGAACCGGCACCGGTCGAGGTGCGTCCGCTGGAGGGTGACGCGTACGTCGTGGAAGTACGCGGACACCAGCTGCACGTCGACCAGCCGCGCGAGGAGGGCGGGACCGACACCGCACCGACACCGGTGGAGTTGCTGGTCGGTGCGCTGGCCGCCTGCGTCGCCTTCCACGCCGGGCGTTTCCTCGCGCGGCACGGCGTCGGCGCGGAGGGGCTGGCGGTCCGGGCGATGTTCACGATGGCGGCCGAGGGGTCGACCCGGGTGGACGCGGTGCACGTGCGGGTCGTGGTGCCACCGGACCTGCCGCCCGAACGCGTACCAGCGCTGCGGGCGGTGCTCGGCGCGTGCACCGTCAAGAACACCTTGACGCACGCCGTCGAGCTGGACCTGGAGATCGACGGCTTCCCGAGCCTCGCACCGGGCTGA
- a CDS encoding universal stress protein produces the protein MTERNRRPVVVGVDGTAESRLALQWAIDEARNRMLPLRIVVSHEYPAPVQGVDDLETDGENTDANAAASIARDQLDPDMVLTPAVLADRPARALLDQAMDAELLVVGSRSRSAVASVVLGSVSSAVAHQARCPVIVARASKEHSPAGPRVIVGVDGSECSERAVAFAFEEAAGRGLPLVAVHCWRLEHPDEAQWDADAFSRRRDEHMLWLSESLAGFRSKFPDVVVSTSVLEGRPAVLLSESSRGAELVVVGSRGRGGLERMLLGSVAESLLHHAHCSVAVVRAAAR, from the coding sequence ATGACCGAACGCAACCGGCGCCCGGTGGTGGTCGGCGTCGACGGCACGGCGGAGAGCCGGCTGGCACTGCAGTGGGCCATCGACGAGGCCCGCAACCGGATGCTCCCTCTGCGCATCGTCGTCTCCCACGAATATCCCGCACCGGTGCAGGGCGTCGACGACCTCGAGACCGACGGCGAGAACACCGACGCGAACGCGGCGGCGAGCATCGCCCGCGACCAGCTCGACCCGGACATGGTGCTGACGCCGGCAGTGCTGGCAGACCGGCCGGCACGGGCGCTCCTCGACCAGGCCATGGACGCGGAGCTGCTCGTGGTGGGTTCGCGGTCGCGGTCGGCGGTGGCCTCGGTGGTGCTCGGGTCGGTGAGCTCGGCGGTCGCGCACCAGGCGCGCTGCCCGGTGATCGTCGCCCGCGCGTCGAAGGAACACTCGCCGGCCGGCCCGCGGGTGATCGTGGGGGTGGACGGGTCGGAGTGTTCCGAACGCGCGGTGGCGTTCGCGTTCGAGGAGGCCGCCGGTCGCGGCCTGCCCCTGGTGGCCGTCCACTGCTGGCGGCTGGAACACCCCGACGAGGCGCAGTGGGACGCGGACGCCTTCTCCCGCCGCCGCGACGAGCACATGCTGTGGCTCTCGGAGTCCCTCGCCGGTTTCCGGTCCAAGTTCCCGGACGTCGTGGTGAGCACCAGCGTGCTGGAGGGACGCCCCGCGGTGTTGTTGTCGGAGTCGTCCCGTGGCGCGGAGCTGGTCGTCGTGGGATCGCGCGGACGCGGCGGGCTGGAACGCATGCTGCTCGGTTCGGTGGCCGAGTCGCTGCTGCACCACGCGCACTGCTCGGTCGCGGTCGTACGGGCGGCAGCCCGGTGA
- a CDS encoding universal stress protein, producing MTGRQPRPARAVVVTFDGVALANPALHWAAREAVLRQLPLVVVQAYGERSRTDRRPADGPLASEFGPDDGQGAVDDDEGGTPTTRERAWRLADAAVATAVAVQPTLQAYAWAAAGPLPDVLGQAVADPTLVVVGTRGRGVLLAFLRGAHRAGREGRPVPPVVLVRQDSRPPRPLPVGLSGVPVGDGHLLDGLDGHVVVGVDGGASTRAVVGFGFDVAARRGARLLAVPVPPRGDKWWTRALDTHVHGVSAPGFDAVEALLAPHLSAYPDVEVTVAPGDGTVAGPLRIARPPDLLVVGSRDAGVSGILGSTLGCTAINRARCPVALVPVPAGDLVADRRGGRAGARIRVPQARRPSVRPTGRPTTRPREEALR from the coding sequence ATGACCGGTCGACAGCCGCGTCCCGCGCGGGCGGTCGTGGTGACGTTCGACGGGGTGGCGCTGGCCAACCCCGCGTTGCACTGGGCCGCCCGCGAGGCCGTCCTCCGCCAGCTGCCACTGGTGGTGGTGCAGGCGTACGGCGAACGTTCCCGTACCGACCGGCGACCCGCCGACGGACCGCTGGCATCCGAGTTCGGTCCGGACGACGGTCAGGGGGCCGTCGACGACGACGAGGGCGGGACGCCGACGACCCGGGAACGGGCCTGGCGCCTGGCCGACGCCGCGGTCGCGACGGCGGTGGCTGTGCAACCCACGCTGCAGGCGTACGCCTGGGCCGCCGCCGGCCCGCTGCCCGACGTGCTCGGCCAGGCGGTCGCCGATCCCACCCTCGTCGTCGTGGGCACCCGGGGGAGGGGCGTCCTGCTCGCGTTCCTGCGCGGTGCGCACCGAGCCGGCCGGGAAGGAAGACCGGTGCCGCCGGTGGTCCTCGTCCGGCAGGACAGCAGGCCGCCCCGGCCGCTGCCGGTGGGGCTGTCGGGCGTGCCGGTGGGGGACGGGCACCTGTTGGACGGGCTCGACGGCCACGTGGTGGTCGGAGTGGACGGCGGTGCGTCGACGCGGGCCGTCGTCGGGTTCGGGTTCGACGTGGCCGCCCGGCGGGGTGCCCGGCTGCTCGCCGTACCGGTGCCGCCGCGGGGTGACAAGTGGTGGACCCGCGCCCTGGACACCCACGTGCACGGGGTGAGCGCACCGGGCTTCGACGCGGTCGAGGCGCTGCTGGCACCCCATCTGTCGGCGTACCCCGACGTGGAGGTCACGGTCGCGCCCGGCGACGGCACGGTGGCCGGACCGCTGCGGATCGCCCGGCCGCCCGACCTGCTCGTGGTCGGCAGCCGGGACGCGGGCGTCAGCGGGATCCTCGGTTCCACCCTCGGCTGTACGGCGATCAACCGGGCCCGGTGCCCGGTCGCGCTGGTGCCCGTACCGGCCGGCGACCTGGTCGCCGACCGGCGCGGCGGCCGGGCCGGGGCCCGGATCCGGGTGCCGCAGGCCCGCCGCCCGTCCGTCCGTCCGACCGGCCGGCCGACGACCCGCCCCCGGGAGGAGGCGCTGCGATGA
- a CDS encoding site-2 protease family protein, translating into MKPTFTLGRVAGVSVGVHWSVLVMMLLVTEIVAVAILPVQAPNAGTVVDWVAGVLAAVTFLASLLAHELAHAVVARRYGMPADRITLWLLGGVTELGSNPPTPRAAFLVAGAGPATSLVLGAAFGGLAAGAALLSLPIVLREVLTWLGFVNAVLGIFNLLPGAPLDGGRLLQAGLWKRSGDQARAAVSAARAGRFLGMALIALGVFQLVAGQVVSGLWLALIGWFLVMSALSEESVTGVRERLTGVRLRDVMSPAPVTAPSWWTVDAFLERVAERDHHRSFPVVDMEGRPLRVVSLTDLARVPEQTRGTTKLADLGRPLRPDGTAGPEDLLTELPAGTWQLSGRGMLLVVEGGHVVGIVNSHDVNRAVELAKLGHLPHAGDGSAGAEPAQAGREGQPGQEGHGTPSPYVPWQRPGG; encoded by the coding sequence ATGAAGCCGACGTTCACGCTGGGCCGCGTCGCCGGGGTCTCCGTCGGCGTCCACTGGTCCGTGCTGGTGATGATGCTGCTGGTCACCGAGATCGTGGCGGTGGCCATCCTCCCGGTCCAGGCGCCCAACGCCGGCACGGTGGTCGACTGGGTGGCCGGGGTGCTCGCGGCGGTCACGTTCCTCGCGTCCCTGCTGGCACACGAGCTCGCGCACGCCGTCGTCGCCCGGCGGTACGGCATGCCGGCCGACCGGATCACCCTGTGGCTGCTCGGCGGGGTGACCGAGCTCGGCTCCAACCCGCCCACCCCCCGCGCGGCGTTCCTGGTCGCCGGTGCGGGCCCGGCCACCAGCCTCGTCCTCGGCGCGGCGTTCGGGGGCCTGGCCGCGGGTGCCGCCCTGCTCTCGCTGCCGATCGTGCTCCGGGAGGTGCTGACCTGGCTCGGGTTCGTGAACGCGGTGCTCGGCATCTTCAACCTGCTGCCCGGCGCGCCGCTGGACGGTGGGCGGCTGCTCCAGGCAGGGCTGTGGAAGCGGTCCGGCGACCAGGCGCGGGCGGCGGTCTCGGCGGCGCGGGCGGGCCGGTTCCTCGGCATGGCGCTGATCGCCCTCGGTGTGTTCCAGCTCGTCGCCGGCCAGGTGGTCAGCGGTCTGTGGCTGGCCCTGATCGGCTGGTTCCTGGTCATGTCGGCGCTGTCGGAGGAGTCGGTGACCGGAGTGCGGGAACGCCTGACCGGCGTACGGCTGCGGGACGTGATGAGCCCGGCGCCGGTGACCGCACCGTCGTGGTGGACCGTGGACGCCTTCCTGGAAAGGGTCGCCGAGCGCGACCACCACCGGTCCTTCCCCGTCGTGGACATGGAGGGCCGGCCGCTGCGCGTGGTCAGCCTCACCGACCTCGCCCGGGTGCCCGAGCAGACGCGGGGCACCACCAAGCTCGCCGACCTCGGCCGGCCGCTGCGACCGGACGGGACCGCCGGCCCAGAGGACCTGCTGACCGAGCTCCCGGCAGGTACGTGGCAACTGTCCGGCCGCGGGATGCTGCTGGTCGTCGAAGGTGGCCACGTGGTCGGCATCGTGAACAGCCACGACGTGAACCGCGCCGTCGAGCTCGCCAAGCTCGGGCACCTGCCCCACGCGGGCGACGGGTCGGCCGGCGCCGAGCCGGCTCAGGCGGGCCGGGAAGGTCAACCGGGCCAAGAGGGTCACGGCACCCCGAGCCCGTACGTACCGTGGCAACGGCCCGGCGGCTGA